GCCTTCACGATCATGCCACCACGGCTGGTATCAATCTCGTCGGAGACGGTGATGCTGTAGCTGAGCTGAGGGATGGCCTCCGTCTGCGGGCCTTCAAAGGTGTGAATGCCGGTGATGCGGGACTTCATCTCAGACGGATAGACGAGCACTTCGTCACCCAGCTTGAATGTGCCGCTAGCTACACGGCCAGCAAAGCCACGGTAGTCATGCAGGTTCCCCAGCTTGGGATCTTCCTTGTCCGAGATCGGACGGATGACCCACTGCACCGGAAAACGGGCGGCATCTTCCGCGGTTTCGGCGAAGACTTTGACGGTCTCGAGATGCTCGAGCAGGCTTGGCCCCGTGTACCATGGAGTGCTGGCGGAGCGGTCCACCACGTTGTCACCATTCAGGGCGCTCATCGGGATGGGGCAGATCTGTGGCAGGTTTTCCAAACCGCCGGCGAAGGCCATGTAGTCGGCCACGATTTTGTCATAGACCTTCTGGTCGAAATCCACGAGGTCCATTTTGTTCACAGCCAGAACGATGTGGCCGATGCGCAGCAGGCTGGCCAGATAGGTGTGGCGCATGGTCTGCTCGATCACACCCAGACGGGCATCAATGAGGATGATCGCGAGGTCGGCCGTCGAAGCGCCAGTGACCATGTTGCGCGTGTATTGAATGTGGCCAGGAGTATCGGCGATGATGAACTTGCGCTTGGGTGTGGCAAAGTAACGGTAGGCCACATCAATGGTGA
This is a stretch of genomic DNA from Prosthecobacter algae. It encodes these proteins:
- a CDS encoding sulfate adenylyltransferase subunit 1, whose product is MDVLVNPTESSLLRFTTAGSVDDGKSTLIGRLLYDSKSIFEDQLLAVEESSKRRGDAHVNLALLTDGLRAEREQGITIDVAYRYFATPKRKFIIADTPGHIQYTRNMVTGASTADLAIILIDARLGVIEQTMRHTYLASLLRIGHIVLAVNKMDLVDFDQKVYDKIVADYMAFAGGLENLPQICPIPMSALNGDNVVDRSASTPWYTGPSLLEHLETVKVFAETAEDAARFPVQWVIRPISDKEDPKLGNLHDYRGFAGRVASGTFKLGDEVLVYPSEMKSRITGIHTFEGPQTEAIPQLSYSITVSDEIDTSRGGMIVKADEPAETNQEFDAMICWFADKKTLKARSRFHLRHTTNEVRAVVTDVLYKVNISTLEKSQESKEFSLNDIGSIRLRVSAPIFFDSYSKNRTTGSFVLVDEQTNNTVAAGMILRPVADAQDEDAEVAI